A window from Neobacillus sp. PS3-40 encodes these proteins:
- a CDS encoding penicillin-binding protein 1A codes for MSKFFNKEIFYNWKKWHMNQVVVLSFSTIILSVMGFFHFSLNDADISALKSELPQATVFYDVNGVVASNISANKNEGVPIGQVTNEMKNAVVAIEDHRFYQHHGVDYIGITRALFRDLKAGGAVEGGSTITQQLAKNVFLTSQKTYKRKIDEIFLAKKIERQYSKQEILQMYLNQIYFGDGAWGIKKASQKYFGKEAKDLTVSESALLAGLIKAPSALNPYDHLEKAKARRHVVLVEMKKQGFITNQQFEKAENEKIVLNDKGNDPFRGKYPYYVDQVLDEAIHNYGLSQDDLLTGGYKIFTELDPTMQTAAEKTYQNTALFPKGSDRLVQSGAVLIDPKTGGVRAIIGGRGEHTFRGYNRASHLKAQPGSSFKPIAVYTPALEQGWGITDMLKDEPLKFGNYQPTNYNHQYAGEVPMYEAVMESKNVSAVWLLNEIGIEQGLDSIKRFGIPLSKGDRNLSIALGGLEKGVSPIEMAEAFSVYPNNGIRIKAHVIKKIVDVNGKIVAEWKESKHRVTTKDVANKMTTMLLGVVEHGTGKGAQVPGREVAGKTGSTQVPIKGINGVKDQWFVGYTPQLVGAVWVGYDKTDKDHYLTTTSSEGAAIVFRNVMEGALQNTEPESFDVEHIGTLIEKKKQEEAEKNQQKFDDQFNSEVDKWKEKWNKQKEKWGKKLKGNGHGHGHGHGHGH; via the coding sequence CTGACATTTCTGCCCTAAAAAGTGAGCTTCCCCAGGCAACGGTATTTTATGATGTAAATGGAGTTGTCGCAAGTAATATATCGGCTAATAAAAATGAGGGTGTTCCGATTGGGCAAGTAACTAATGAGATGAAAAATGCAGTAGTAGCAATAGAGGACCATCGCTTTTATCAACATCATGGCGTTGACTATATTGGAATTACAAGGGCGCTATTTCGGGATTTAAAGGCTGGTGGCGCTGTTGAAGGTGGAAGTACGATCACTCAGCAGTTGGCTAAGAATGTATTTTTGACATCACAAAAAACGTATAAAAGAAAAATAGACGAAATCTTTCTCGCAAAGAAAATTGAAAGGCAATATTCTAAGCAAGAAATTCTTCAAATGTATTTGAATCAGATCTATTTTGGAGACGGGGCTTGGGGAATAAAGAAGGCTTCCCAAAAGTATTTTGGGAAAGAGGCCAAAGACCTCACAGTTAGTGAATCAGCATTACTTGCAGGTTTAATTAAAGCACCTTCAGCATTAAATCCCTATGATCATTTGGAAAAAGCAAAAGCTCGACGTCATGTTGTATTAGTAGAAATGAAAAAGCAAGGATTTATCACCAATCAACAATTTGAAAAAGCTGAAAATGAAAAAATTGTTCTAAATGATAAAGGCAATGACCCATTTCGCGGCAAATACCCATACTATGTTGATCAGGTTCTTGATGAAGCAATTCATAATTATGGTCTTTCACAGGATGATTTATTAACAGGAGGATATAAAATATTTACGGAACTTGATCCGACCATGCAAACAGCAGCAGAAAAAACGTATCAAAATACTGCTCTTTTTCCAAAGGGATCAGATCGGCTTGTGCAAAGTGGAGCTGTTTTAATAGACCCGAAAACAGGCGGAGTTCGGGCGATTATTGGTGGAAGAGGAGAGCACACCTTTAGAGGGTATAACCGGGCCTCACATTTAAAAGCGCAGCCAGGATCATCATTTAAACCGATTGCTGTTTACACTCCGGCATTAGAACAAGGCTGGGGAATTACGGATATGTTAAAAGATGAGCCACTAAAATTTGGTAATTATCAACCAACCAATTATAACCACCAGTATGCAGGTGAAGTACCAATGTATGAGGCTGTGATGGAATCAAAAAATGTCTCAGCAGTCTGGCTTTTAAATGAAATTGGAATTGAACAAGGATTGGATTCGATTAAACGGTTTGGGATTCCACTTTCGAAAGGTGATCGTAATTTGTCGATTGCACTGGGGGGCTTAGAAAAAGGGGTATCCCCTATAGAAATGGCGGAAGCATTCTCTGTATACCCTAATAACGGGATTAGGATCAAAGCACATGTTATTAAAAAAATTGTTGATGTAAATGGAAAGATTGTTGCCGAGTGGAAAGAAAGTAAACACAGGGTGACGACAAAGGATGTTGCAAATAAAATGACGACTATGCTGCTTGGTGTAGTTGAACATGGAACAGGAAAAGGTGCTCAAGTTCCGGGAAGAGAAGTTGCCGGTAAAACAGGTTCAACCCAAGTACCTATTAAAGGCATCAATGGCGTTAAGGATCAATGGTTTGTAGGCTACACCCCACAATTAGTAGGTGCTGTATGGGTTGGCTATGATAAAACTGATAAGGATCATTATTTAACAACAACTAGCAGTGAAGGAGCAGCGATCGTGTTTCGAAATGTTATGGAAGGCGCTCTCCAAAATACGGAGCCAGAGAGCTTTGATGTCGAACATATTGGAACTTTAATTGAAAAGAAAAAGCAAGAGGAAGCAGAAAAAAATCAACAAAAATTTGATGACCAATTTAACAGTGAAGTTGATAAATGGAAAGAAAAATGGAATAAGCAAAAGGAAAAATGGGGAAAAAAATTAAAAGGTAACGGGCATGGCCACGGACACGGACACGGACACGGCCATTAA
- the iadA gene encoding beta-aspartyl-peptidase — protein MLTLIKNGEIYAPHFLGKKDILIVDQKIGYIKDQIELPNQFVDIKVIDAKGKLVVPGFIDAHVHIVGGGGEGSYRTRTPEIQLSDATLAGVTTLIGVIGTDGTTRTMTNLIAKARGLEEEGITCYIQTGSYQVPLKTVTGRIEDDIILIDKIIGVGEVAIADHRSSQPTSEEIAKIAAAARVGGLLSGKAGIVNVHVGDGYDHLNVILDVVENTEIPIKQFYPTHINRNPHLFEEGIQYAKKGGYVDFTTSSIPKFFEEGEIKCSVALKRMLDSNIDISQMTFTSDGQGSLPDFNEFGELVGLKVGKVSTLYDEVRDAVLEEKIPLEVALRVITQNPAAILKLPQKGIIAEGKDADLVLLNKDDLTIDSVIALGKLMVSEKLPIVKGTFE, from the coding sequence ATGTTAACTTTAATTAAAAATGGTGAAATTTATGCGCCTCATTTTTTAGGGAAAAAGGATATTTTAATTGTCGATCAAAAGATTGGCTATATAAAAGACCAAATTGAGTTACCAAATCAATTCGTTGATATAAAAGTAATAGACGCTAAGGGAAAATTAGTTGTCCCCGGATTCATTGATGCACATGTACATATTGTTGGTGGAGGTGGTGAAGGAAGTTACCGAACACGAACACCAGAAATCCAATTATCGGATGCAACCTTAGCGGGTGTAACAACACTTATTGGTGTCATTGGTACTGATGGCACAACGAGAACGATGACGAATCTAATAGCCAAAGCACGGGGGCTTGAGGAGGAAGGAATCACCTGTTATATTCAAACAGGTTCTTATCAAGTTCCACTTAAAACAGTAACAGGTAGAATTGAAGATGACATTATATTAATTGATAAAATAATTGGTGTTGGCGAAGTGGCCATTGCAGATCATCGTTCATCACAGCCAACATCAGAAGAAATAGCGAAAATTGCTGCTGCTGCAAGAGTGGGTGGCCTACTTTCTGGAAAAGCAGGAATTGTAAATGTGCATGTTGGGGATGGCTACGATCACTTGAATGTTATTCTTGATGTTGTAGAAAACACTGAGATTCCAATCAAGCAGTTTTATCCGACCCATATTAATAGGAATCCACATCTGTTTGAAGAAGGCATTCAATATGCAAAAAAGGGCGGATATGTTGATTTCACAACAAGTTCGATTCCTAAGTTTTTTGAAGAGGGCGAAATAAAATGTAGTGTTGCTTTAAAAAGGATGCTTGACTCTAATATCGATATTTCTCAGATGACATTTACGTCTGATGGGCAAGGGAGCCTTCCTGATTTTAATGAATTTGGTGAATTAGTTGGCTTGAAGGTTGGAAAGGTTTCAACTTTATACGATGAGGTGCGTGATGCAGTACTAGAAGAAAAGATACCTTTGGAAGTAGCATTAAGAGTAATCACACAAAACCCAGCGGCAATATTAAAATTACCACAAAAAGGGATTATTGCTGAAGGTAAAGATGCAGATTTGGTTCTTTTAAATAAGGATGATCTGACAATTGATTCTGTTATTGCACTTGGGAAATTGATGGTAAGTGAAAAATTGCCTATTGTAAAAGGTACGTTTGAATAA
- the sigY gene encoding RNA polymerase sigma factor SigY, with amino-acid sequence MDEWIRKAKEGDHHAFAFLFKENYPFLVKYLMKVTMNPDTAEELAQETMAKCVQKIQLYNGKSKFSSWLITIATNTYIDQCRKKKREKNWLGQEEINRRLKWHFESRNEEWNDALTVLGKLSEGLRVPIILKHYYGYSYEEIADMMKILPGTVKSRVHNGLVIVRRELKMDEETESYDSKRTTR; translated from the coding sequence ATGGATGAATGGATTAGAAAAGCAAAAGAAGGAGATCATCATGCTTTTGCCTTCCTTTTTAAAGAAAACTATCCCTTCCTTGTAAAGTATTTAATGAAAGTGACAATGAACCCTGATACTGCTGAAGAGCTTGCGCAGGAAACGATGGCAAAATGCGTTCAAAAAATTCAGCTTTACAATGGAAAAAGTAAGTTTTCTTCATGGCTGATTACCATTGCCACTAATACATACATTGACCAGTGCAGAAAGAAAAAACGTGAAAAAAACTGGCTAGGACAAGAAGAAATAAACAGAAGGCTAAAATGGCATTTTGAAAGTAGGAATGAAGAGTGGAATGATGCTTTAACTGTCCTTGGGAAATTATCAGAAGGTTTACGTGTCCCTATTATCTTGAAGCATTATTATGGTTATTCTTATGAAGAAATAGCTGATATGATGAAAATTTTACCTGGAACGGTTAAATCTAGGGTACATAATGGTTTAGTAATTGTTAGAAGGGAGTTGAAAATGGATGAAGAAACAGAGAGTTATGATTCTAAACGAACAACAAGATAA